In Dehalococcoidia bacterium, a single window of DNA contains:
- the fdhD gene encoding formate dehydrogenase accessory sulfurtransferase FdhD has protein sequence MLVIRNGFTYLRYQGEQREVEHKRMIGEAACSLVVNDQKWVTFLCTPTEIDHLAIGFLFNAGVISSIDDVTELKVLGGEDDLQVLVEIRLAHDTPLPSRPTLTSGCSGGLTFWDIAATREPLQSTRTVTPAQVYDAMGQLLALNAGLHRDVGGFHSAALSDGERLLLAAHDVGRHNTLDKIAGASLATGVSTRDRLLVSTGRISTEMLAKAARMETPIVISRNSPTGLATHLARSWNVTLVGYVRGHSMHVYTVPERIES, from the coding sequence ATGCTGGTAATACGTAACGGCTTTACCTATCTTCGCTATCAAGGAGAGCAGCGCGAAGTCGAGCACAAGCGCATGATAGGTGAGGCTGCCTGCTCGCTTGTGGTGAACGATCAGAAGTGGGTGACTTTTCTCTGCACCCCCACCGAGATCGACCATCTGGCTATCGGCTTTCTGTTCAATGCCGGCGTTATCAGCTCTATCGATGACGTGACAGAGCTAAAGGTCCTGGGCGGCGAGGATGACCTTCAGGTCCTGGTCGAGATCCGGCTCGCGCATGACACGCCCCTGCCGTCCCGGCCCACGCTGACCAGCGGGTGCAGCGGCGGTCTCACCTTCTGGGACATTGCCGCCACCCGGGAACCACTGCAGTCGACGCGCACTGTCACCCCCGCTCAGGTCTACGACGCGATGGGGCAACTTCTCGCGCTGAACGCCGGCCTCCACCGCGATGTGGGGGGCTTCCACAGCGCCGCCCTCAGCGATGGGGAGCGCCTGCTGCTGGCAGCGCACGACGTTGGACGTCACAACACTCTCGATAAGATCGCCGGAGCATCCCTGGCGACTGGAGTCTCCACCCGCGACCGCCTTCTCGTCAGCACCGGCCGCATTTCAACAGAGATGCTGGCCAAGGCCGCGCGCATGGAGACGCCCATCGTTATCTCTCGCAACTCGCCCACCGGTTTAGCGACGCATCTCGCCCGCTCCTGGAACGTCACCCTCGTCGGCTACGTCCGCGGCCATTCGATGCACGTCTACACGGTGCCTGAGCGCATAGAGTCCTAA
- the fdnG gene encoding formate dehydrogenase-N subunit alpha: MTTLTRRGFLKLSAAGGGSLLLAGSLGLAEAEEFPLHKKIGEGFTICPYCSCGCGLIIATDEEGHVINSEGDPDHIMNRGALDPKSIAVRQLSTSPLRLRQPMYRAPGSDTWEPKTWEWTIAAIAERIKKTRDETWVSTVKVEDKDVAVNRTEGLAWLGGAANNNEDCYLSSKLARALGVVYLEHQARIUHSATVAGLGPSFGRGAMTNDWADAKNSDCILVIGANPAENHPASMLWINTARDNRGAKLIVVDPRFTRTAATADLYAPIRSGTDIVFFGALMNYIIQNKLYNEEYVKYYTNALTLINPDFKGPADLDGLFSGYDAEKRSYDTKSWQYQTEKKTVTVKEKDPETGVERDVQKEVSVIKQATSLDDPNCVFAHLTRHYSRYTPEMVERVCGTPQDKFLQVAEMYSATGAVDKSGTIYYAMGQTQHTVGTQNVRAMAMIQLLLGNIGMPGGGVNALRGESNVQGSTDMGLLFHLLPAYLASPTDKDVDYAAYSKTFAKTSYWDNGPKFFASMMKAWFGAAATKENGYAYDYLPKRSGNYSWIALFEAMYAGKIKGCFAMGQNPAVGGPNARLERKALEKLDWLVVADLFETETACFWRGPEANPADIQTEVFVLPAADAVEKAGSIATSGRRIQWRPKIANVPGEAKEDLWILTQLANALKELYKGSTEAKDRPILDLVWDYGDPPDVEKVAQEINGYALEDVKDSTGKVLVEKGKLIPGFATIASAAEPGAIACGCWIFSGYFADADDGDGNKMPAAKRRGQKDPGEMGFYPYWGFTWPANRRILYNRASARPDGTPWSEEKKVIWWDPEADSGTKDAQGNPVLGKWVGYDVPDYAPTKKPTAKADPAKTGLAAQSGTDPFIMRPDGKGGLFATAGCVDGPFPEHYEALESPVANPVSSVQTNPTIKIWDTDKDAEIGDAVGTPDKYPIICSTYRLVEHWQAGAMSRTLPWLAETQPEMFLEISKELAEEKGIKNGDKVIVSSARGEIEMVAMVTARWKPMMIDGKVVHEVGMPWHWGWQGIATGPSANELTPHVGDANTMIPEYKAFLVDVRKA; this comes from the coding sequence ATGACGACACTGACCAGACGAGGTTTTCTTAAGCTTTCTGCCGCCGGCGGTGGAAGTCTCCTCCTCGCAGGCAGTCTGGGACTGGCGGAAGCCGAGGAATTCCCTCTCCATAAGAAGATCGGAGAGGGGTTCACCATCTGCCCTTACTGCTCCTGCGGCTGCGGCCTCATCATCGCCACCGACGAAGAAGGCCACGTGATCAACTCCGAGGGCGACCCCGACCACATCATGAACCGCGGCGCCCTCGACCCCAAGTCGATCGCAGTGCGCCAGCTTTCGACGAGCCCCCTGCGGCTTCGCCAGCCCATGTACAGGGCCCCCGGCTCCGACACGTGGGAGCCGAAGACCTGGGAATGGACGATAGCCGCGATCGCTGAGCGGATCAAGAAGACGCGCGACGAGACCTGGGTATCGACCGTCAAGGTCGAAGACAAGGATGTCGCCGTCAACCGCACCGAAGGCCTTGCCTGGCTGGGCGGCGCCGCCAACAACAACGAGGACTGCTACCTCTCGTCGAAGCTGGCGCGCGCCCTGGGGGTTGTCTATCTAGAACACCAGGCCCGTATATGACACTCGGCCACGGTGGCCGGTCTCGGCCCCTCATTTGGCCGCGGTGCCATGACCAACGACTGGGCGGACGCGAAGAACTCAGACTGCATCCTGGTAATCGGCGCCAACCCCGCTGAGAACCACCCCGCCTCCATGCTCTGGATCAACACGGCGCGGGACAACCGGGGTGCAAAGCTGATTGTGGTCGACCCGCGCTTCACGCGCACGGCCGCCACAGCCGACCTGTACGCCCCCATCCGCTCGGGGACGGACATCGTCTTCTTCGGCGCCTTGATGAATTACATTATTCAGAACAAGCTCTACAACGAGGAATACGTCAAGTACTACACCAATGCCCTCACCCTCATAAACCCCGACTTCAAGGGCCCCGCCGACCTGGACGGCCTCTTCTCCGGCTATGACGCCGAGAAGCGCAGCTACGACACCAAGAGCTGGCAGTACCAGACAGAGAAGAAGACCGTCACGGTGAAGGAGAAGGATCCCGAGACCGGAGTGGAGCGGGACGTCCAGAAAGAGGTCAGCGTCATCAAGCAGGCGACGAGCCTCGACGACCCCAACTGCGTGTTCGCGCACCTGACAAGACACTACTCGCGCTACACGCCGGAGATGGTCGAGCGCGTGTGCGGCACGCCGCAGGACAAGTTCCTGCAGGTGGCGGAGATGTACTCCGCGACCGGCGCCGTCGACAAGAGCGGGACGATCTACTACGCGATGGGCCAGACGCAGCACACGGTGGGTACCCAGAACGTGCGCGCCATGGCGATGATACAGCTTTTGCTGGGCAACATCGGAATGCCCGGCGGCGGCGTGAACGCCCTCCGCGGCGAGTCCAACGTGCAGGGCTCCACCGACATGGGGCTCCTCTTCCACCTCCTGCCCGCGTATCTCGCCAGCCCCACAGACAAGGACGTGGACTACGCGGCCTACTCAAAGACGTTCGCCAAGACGAGCTACTGGGACAACGGCCCCAAGTTCTTCGCCAGCATGATGAAGGCCTGGTTCGGGGCTGCCGCGACTAAGGAGAACGGCTACGCCTACGACTACCTCCCCAAGAGGAGCGGAAACTACTCCTGGATTGCGCTATTCGAGGCCATGTACGCCGGGAAGATAAAGGGCTGCTTCGCGATGGGGCAAAACCCGGCGGTCGGTGGCCCCAACGCCCGGCTGGAGCGCAAAGCGCTGGAGAAGCTTGACTGGCTCGTCGTCGCCGACCTCTTCGAGACGGAGACGGCGTGCTTCTGGCGCGGCCCCGAGGCCAACCCCGCCGACATCCAGACCGAGGTCTTCGTGTTGCCGGCGGCGGACGCTGTAGAGAAAGCGGGGAGCATCGCCACCAGCGGACGGCGCATCCAGTGGCGGCCCAAAATAGCCAACGTCCCCGGCGAGGCGAAGGAGGACCTCTGGATCCTCACGCAACTCGCGAACGCCCTCAAGGAGCTCTATAAGGGCTCGACGGAGGCAAAAGACCGGCCGATACTCGACCTCGTTTGGGACTACGGCGACCCGCCGGACGTGGAGAAGGTGGCGCAGGAGATAAACGGCTATGCTCTCGAGGACGTGAAGGACTCGACAGGCAAGGTGCTGGTGGAGAAAGGAAAGCTCATCCCCGGCTTCGCGACGATCGCCAGCGCCGCCGAACCCGGCGCAATTGCCTGCGGGTGCTGGATATTCTCCGGTTACTTCGCTGACGCGGACGACGGCGACGGCAACAAGATGCCCGCAGCCAAGCGCCGCGGCCAAAAAGACCCCGGCGAGATGGGCTTCTACCCCTACTGGGGCTTCACCTGGCCCGCCAACCGCCGCATACTCTACAACCGCGCCTCCGCCCGCCCCGACGGCACACCCTGGTCGGAAGAGAAGAAGGTCATCTGGTGGGACCCCGAGGCCGACTCGGGGACGAAGGACGCCCAGGGCAACCCCGTCCTCGGCAAGTGGGTGGGCTACGACGTGCCGGACTACGCGCCGACGAAGAAGCCGACCGCGAAGGCCGACCCGGCGAAGACGGGCCTCGCCGCCCAGTCGGGGACCGACCCGTTTATCATGCGGCCCGACGGCAAGGGCGGCCTGTTCGCTACCGCCGGCTGCGTCGACGGCCCCTTCCCCGAACACTACGAGGCGCTGGAATCGCCCGTCGCCAACCCTGTGTCCAGTGTCCAGACCAACCCGACGATCAAGATCTGGGATACGGATAAGGATGCGGAAATCGGCGACGCCGTAGGCACCCCGGATAAGTACCCGATCATCTGCAGCACCTACCGTCTCGTCGAGCACTGGCAGGCGGGCGCCATGTCCCGCACGCTGCCGTGGCTCGCCGAGACCCAACCGGAGATGTTCCTCGAGATAAGCAAGGAACTGGCGGAGGAGAAGGGAATAAAGAACGGCGACAAGGTCATCGTAAGCTCGGCCCGCGGGGAGATCGAGATGGTCGCCATGGTGACCGCCCGCTGGAAGCCGATGATGATCGACGGCAAGGTCGTCCACGAGGTCGGCATGCCCTGGCACTGGGGCTGGCAGGGCATCGCCACCGGCCCATCGGCTAACGAGCTGACGCCACACGTCGGCGACGCGAACACAATGATACCGGAGTACAAGGCGTTCCTCGTCGACGTGAGGAAGGCCTAG
- the hybB gene encoding Ni/Fe-hydrogenase cytochrome b subunit, translating into MSVREQSLVRTLFTPGHLILLGLIGLGLVTAIVRYAYGIGAISNLSDDYPWGLWISFDLLCGVALAAGAFVTASAVYIFGREEFRPILRPAILTGFLGYLMVIFALLVDLGHPERIWYLIIFWNPHSVMFEVGWCVMLYTAVLAMEFSPLVWEKLQWSPLLRLIRNITVVLVILGTVLSTLHQSSLGSLFSIVPDNLNGLWYTPLLPAMFFFTAVAVGPAMVIFESVISGKVFKRALETDILGKLALAIPLAFAVYLPMKFIDIAVAGDADLLFKANLSSAIFWLEIIGGVVVPGALILLPSVRQSSGWLFGVATMVIAGVVLNRFNVSLIGLERPEGAFYLPHVLEFVITISIVSAGVLAYSLVARFLPLFPKEHLIQEGAAAQSGIRATSEATGTYVHLELEPENG; encoded by the coding sequence ATGAGCGTCAGGGAGCAGAGTCTGGTCCGTACGTTATTCACGCCGGGTCACCTTATCCTCCTGGGGCTGATAGGCCTCGGCCTGGTTACGGCGATCGTCCGCTACGCCTACGGCATCGGAGCGATCAGTAACCTCAGCGACGACTACCCCTGGGGACTGTGGATCAGCTTCGACCTGCTGTGCGGCGTGGCGCTGGCAGCAGGCGCCTTCGTAACCGCCTCCGCCGTCTACATCTTCGGCCGCGAAGAGTTCCGCCCTATTCTTCGCCCGGCAATCCTCACCGGGTTCTTGGGCTACCTGATGGTCATATTCGCGCTGCTGGTAGACCTCGGTCACCCGGAGCGCATCTGGTACCTGATCATATTCTGGAACCCGCACTCAGTTATGTTCGAGGTAGGTTGGTGCGTGATGCTCTACACGGCGGTCCTGGCGATGGAGTTCAGCCCGCTCGTGTGGGAGAAGTTGCAGTGGTCGCCACTGCTGCGCCTGATCCGGAACATCACCGTCGTGCTCGTCATCCTGGGGACCGTTCTCTCCACACTCCATCAGTCTTCTCTCGGATCGCTGTTCAGCATCGTCCCCGATAATCTCAACGGCCTCTGGTACACACCGCTGTTGCCGGCGATGTTCTTCTTCACCGCAGTCGCGGTCGGCCCGGCCATGGTGATCTTCGAGTCAGTGATAAGCGGAAAGGTCTTCAAGCGGGCGCTTGAAACGGACATCCTCGGCAAGCTGGCCCTGGCCATCCCGCTGGCGTTCGCTGTCTACCTGCCGATGAAGTTCATTGACATCGCGGTCGCGGGAGATGCCGACCTCCTGTTCAAGGCCAACCTGTCTTCGGCCATCTTCTGGCTGGAGATCATCGGAGGAGTCGTCGTTCCCGGCGCTCTCATCCTGCTGCCCAGCGTGAGGCAGAGCTCGGGATGGCTGTTCGGCGTGGCGACGATGGTCATCGCGGGGGTCGTGCTAAACCGGTTCAACGTCAGCCTCATCGGCCTCGAGAGGCCCGAGGGCGCGTTCTATTTGCCGCATGTGCTCGAGTTCGTGATCACGATATCGATAGTCTCCGCCGGCGTGCTGGCCTACAGCCTTGTGGCGCGCTTCCTGCCGCTGTTCCCGAAGGAGCACTTGATCCAAGAGGGCGCAGCAGCGCAAAGTGGAATAAGGGCAACATCGGAGGCAACCGGGACGTACGTGCATCTGGAGCTTGAGCCTGAGAATGGTTAG
- a CDS encoding PAS domain S-box protein, with the protein MFRTARMLIGSKHFYIVACMLLIVTILQYPQQLLFIGDRAPESLLGTERHALERVLFLLPIMYAGVVFGMRAGMFVTFVSVAIMLPRDIWISEYRVDASLETAGIAVFGVLVNIWFESYQQEHRRRERALSHLMAAQEQLESQLETIRKREAELAAINSVSVIVSESLEIGEILARAASKIREVMDVDIFLAFLRHEETGDLVLERQEGLSPKVTAEFHGLALGEGLNGQVALTGEPLLIGGPGASRVLRERSAAEESIAVGIIVPIKSKGKVLGTFAVGSNRFRRFPKREVDLLLALGNVIGVALENARLYQKQRETADALRSSEKAYRELFENAHDAIIIQDLEGNIVMTNAAGIRLGAYTEDELTAKNVREFLTPEGMKVAREVKRRLLRGEVIDKAYDQQFIRKDGSLAYVKLTTSLITDGERPRGFQHIARDVTEEKRLEENLRFYLQEATRAQEEERKRIARELHDDTAQELVALSRELDRLASIEKSPRALRKVEEIQDRIDEILDGVRRFSQDLRPSVLDDLGLLPALQWLTADMQKRSGISVDMKVTGKERRLLPEVELLAFRIAQEALRNVWKHSEATHAHLLVEFRRSSVRISVSDDGKGFSIPERTGDLAKQGKLGLAGMEERARLLGGRLELKSRPGEGAVVTVEMPVEAHERERRVESGVEKGARSAS; encoded by the coding sequence ATGTTTAGAACCGCCAGGATGCTCATCGGCAGCAAGCACTTCTACATCGTCGCGTGCATGCTGTTGATCGTCACCATCCTCCAGTACCCGCAGCAACTCCTGTTCATCGGCGACCGCGCGCCGGAATCATTGCTGGGGACGGAGAGACATGCCCTCGAGCGCGTGCTCTTCCTGCTGCCCATCATGTATGCCGGCGTTGTCTTCGGGATGCGCGCCGGCATGTTCGTGACCTTCGTGTCCGTAGCCATCATGCTTCCCCGTGATATCTGGATATCCGAATACCGTGTCGATGCCTCCCTCGAGACGGCAGGTATCGCTGTCTTCGGGGTCCTCGTCAACATCTGGTTTGAATCCTACCAGCAGGAACACAGGCGGCGGGAGAGGGCTCTTTCCCATCTTATGGCAGCTCAGGAGCAACTCGAATCGCAGCTTGAGACCATAAGAAAGAGGGAGGCCGAGCTGGCGGCAATCAACAGCGTTTCCGTCATCGTCTCCGAGTCGCTGGAGATAGGCGAGATACTGGCGCGCGCGGCATCGAAGATCAGAGAGGTGATGGACGTTGATATCTTCCTGGCCTTCCTCCGCCACGAAGAGACGGGTGACCTGGTACTGGAGCGGCAGGAAGGCCTATCGCCGAAGGTAACAGCCGAATTCCATGGGCTGGCGCTGGGCGAAGGGTTGAACGGGCAGGTTGCCCTGACCGGCGAACCACTTCTCATCGGGGGACCGGGCGCCAGCCGGGTACTCCGGGAACGGTCCGCGGCGGAGGAATCGATAGCCGTAGGAATCATCGTCCCCATCAAATCGAAAGGGAAAGTGCTGGGAACGTTCGCAGTCGGGAGCAACCGATTCCGTCGTTTCCCCAAGCGCGAAGTCGACCTCCTGCTTGCCCTGGGGAACGTCATCGGCGTCGCCCTGGAGAACGCGCGCCTCTACCAGAAGCAGAGGGAGACGGCCGACGCCCTGCGAAGCTCCGAAAAGGCCTATCGCGAGCTCTTCGAGAACGCTCACGACGCCATAATAATCCAGGACCTGGAAGGCAACATCGTGATGACCAACGCCGCCGGCATCAGGCTCGGAGCCTACACCGAGGACGAGTTGACTGCCAAGAACGTGCGCGAATTCCTGACCCCGGAAGGGATGAAGGTGGCGAGGGAGGTCAAGCGGCGCCTTCTTCGGGGAGAAGTAATCGACAAAGCGTATGACCAGCAGTTCATCCGCAAGGACGGCTCGCTGGCCTACGTCAAGCTCACCACAAGCCTCATCACCGACGGCGAGCGCCCCCGCGGCTTTCAGCACATAGCTCGCGACGTCACCGAAGAAAAGCGCCTGGAGGAGAACCTGCGGTTCTATCTGCAGGAGGCGACAAGGGCGCAGGAAGAGGAGCGAAAGCGCATCGCCCGCGAGTTGCATGACGATACGGCCCAGGAGCTGGTGGCCCTATCGCGCGAGCTGGACAGGCTGGCCTCCATCGAAAAGTCGCCGCGTGCGCTCCGCAAGGTGGAAGAAATACAGGACCGCATCGATGAAATTCTGGACGGGGTGCGTCGCTTCAGCCAGGACCTTCGCCCCTCGGTGCTCGACGACCTGGGCCTGCTGCCGGCGCTGCAATGGCTGACCGCCGACATGCAGAAGCGGTCCGGTATCAGCGTCGATATGAAAGTGACGGGGAAGGAGCGCCGCCTGTTGCCGGAGGTGGAGCTGCTCGCGTTCCGGATCGCGCAGGAAGCGCTGCGGAACGTCTGGAAGCACTCCGAGGCGACGCACGCCCACCTCCTCGTGGAATTCCGGAGGAGCTCCGTGAGAATCTCCGTAAGCGACGACGGCAAAGGCTTTAGCATCCCCGAAAGAACGGGCGATCTCGCCAAGCAGGGCAAACTTGGGCTGGCGGGCATGGAAGAGAGGGCGCGCCTCCTCGGAGGCCGCCTGGAGCTGAAATCACGTCCCGGCGAGGGCGCAGTCGTCACCGTAGAAATGCCGGTGGAAGCGCACGAGCGGGAGCGGCGCGTCGAGTCGGGCGTGGAAAAGGGCGCCCGTTCCGCTTCCTAG
- a CDS encoding formate dehydrogenase accessory protein FdhE, which yields MVSYDEILEALRKGAEEQPQLAETIDLYAKIVEAQAATAAGEGVSSLERKEAVARLSQGEPLLSPETLRIDPKAFADLCSRVGFTLAQCRRELVKPLARIHAWLREHTDEIEQLAKDYLREGHVRRGEETGLESNLLSFIFNNSLRPFLRPVAEEYSEVINDSLWYRERCPICGGEPDLAALERNSGRRRLLCSRCDFEWGYVRVACPFCRNAEPATLGYYPSDDRVYRLSVCDRCQRYLKTIDLREAKGERLLPVERVLTIGMDFAAQKAGYKAG from the coding sequence ATGGTTAGTTATGACGAGATTCTGGAGGCTCTAAGGAAAGGGGCCGAGGAACAGCCACAACTCGCCGAGACGATAGACCTGTACGCAAAGATAGTAGAAGCGCAGGCCGCGACAGCCGCGGGTGAGGGCGTTTCGTCTCTGGAGCGCAAGGAGGCAGTGGCCCGCCTTAGCCAGGGCGAACCGCTGCTGTCGCCGGAGACGCTGCGGATCGACCCCAAGGCCTTCGCCGACCTCTGCAGCCGGGTCGGTTTCACCCTGGCGCAATGCCGGCGCGAGCTCGTGAAGCCGCTGGCGCGCATCCACGCCTGGCTTCGTGAGCATACCGACGAGATCGAACAGTTGGCCAAAGACTATCTGCGAGAGGGCCACGTCCGCAGAGGCGAAGAGACAGGGCTGGAGTCGAACCTCCTCTCTTTCATTTTTAACAACTCGCTGCGCCCTTTCCTGCGCCCGGTTGCCGAGGAGTACTCGGAGGTCATCAACGACAGCCTCTGGTACCGCGAACGCTGCCCTATCTGCGGCGGGGAGCCCGACCTGGCGGCGCTGGAGCGAAACTCCGGGCGGAGGCGTCTTCTCTGTTCACGCTGCGACTTCGAGTGGGGCTACGTGCGGGTCGCCTGTCCGTTCTGTCGCAACGCCGAGCCGGCGACCCTCGGCTACTACCCCAGCGACGACAGGGTCTACCGGCTTAGCGTATGCGACCGCTGCCAGCGCTACCTGAAGACGATCGATCTTCGCGAGGCTAAGGGAGAGCGGTTGCTACCCGTCGAGCGCGTGCTGACGATCGGGATGGACTTCGCGGCGCAGAAGGCAGGGTACAAAGCAGGTTGA
- a CDS encoding 4Fe-4S dicluster domain-containing protein produces MAKYGLLVDETRCTGCRGCQVACKQWNDLPGEETHQSGEYTNPPSLNANTWLIIDFKEVEVDGELKWSFLNRRCMHCEHPACVSACPVGALKKQNDGPVTWDGGKCIGCRYCMVACPFNIPTFTWDEGLFDGGTKIRKCNLCIDRISNGLEPACVKTCPSGALSFGTHEEMVALAEERLAKNPEKYYKDQGIYGLKDAGGTTVLYISHIPFDMMGLPTVREEAIPDVSETIMKSTPIVAVTWAGILAGLWWVFGRRNAMMSGKKTDSGGKED; encoded by the coding sequence ATGGCAAAGTACGGACTCCTGGTCGATGAAACGAGGTGCACCGGCTGCCGCGGTTGCCAGGTAGCGTGCAAGCAGTGGAACGACTTACCGGGAGAAGAAACCCACCAGAGCGGCGAGTATACCAACCCGCCCTCTCTCAACGCCAACACCTGGCTCATAATCGATTTCAAAGAGGTCGAGGTTGACGGCGAGCTGAAGTGGAGCTTCCTTAACCGCCGCTGCATGCACTGCGAGCACCCGGCCTGCGTCTCGGCGTGCCCCGTGGGGGCGCTGAAAAAGCAGAACGACGGCCCCGTCACCTGGGACGGAGGGAAGTGTATCGGCTGCCGCTACTGCATGGTCGCCTGCCCCTTCAACATCCCGACGTTCACCTGGGATGAAGGACTCTTCGACGGCGGCACGAAGATCCGCAAATGCAACCTCTGCATCGACCGCATAAGCAACGGCCTGGAGCCTGCCTGCGTCAAGACGTGCCCCTCGGGCGCTTTGAGCTTCGGCACCCACGAGGAGATGGTCGCTCTCGCTGAAGAGCGCCTGGCCAAGAATCCCGAGAAGTACTACAAGGACCAGGGCATATACGGTTTGAAGGACGCTGGAGGGACCACCGTCCTCTATATCTCGCACATTCCTTTCGACATGATGGGGCTTCCCACTGTGCGTGAAGAGGCGATACCCGACGTGAGCGAGACGATCATGAAGAGCACGCCGATCGTCGCCGTTACCTGGGCCGGCATCCTCGCCGGCCTCTGGTGGGTGTTCGGGCGGCGAAACGCCATGATGAGCGGGAAGAAAACGGATAGCGGCGGGAAGGAGGATTAG
- a CDS encoding enoyl-CoA hydratase-related protein, producing the protein MGKHFETVDYETRGKVGYIIMNRPEKRNALNYQLLDDLDAAFNHAEADDSVNVVVLKGNGPSFCSGYDLSGSYYISVPKGHERWDLKNSLMTLRAIEARYMRIWNFPKATIAQVHGHCLAAGCYLQLVCDITVAAENAIVGHPAQRWGGVSSMPLWQMIIGPKRARYLLFSGRSISGAQAADWGLASLAVPPDQLEATVDQLADEIAEVPPHGLLENKEVLNTDLEIMGLGAMFRYHGQHNAMGRVVRAAVGFGEGVQRPEAPKK; encoded by the coding sequence ATGGGCAAGCACTTCGAGACCGTCGACTACGAGACCCGCGGCAAGGTGGGCTACATCATCATGAACCGCCCCGAAAAGCGGAACGCCCTCAACTACCAGCTCCTGGACGACCTCGACGCCGCCTTCAACCACGCCGAGGCCGACGACTCCGTGAACGTGGTGGTGCTGAAGGGGAACGGCCCCTCGTTCTGCTCAGGCTACGACCTCAGCGGCAGCTACTACATCAGCGTCCCGAAGGGGCACGAACGCTGGGACCTCAAGAACAGCCTGATGACCCTCCGCGCCATCGAGGCCCGCTACATGCGCATCTGGAACTTCCCGAAGGCGACGATAGCGCAGGTACACGGGCACTGCCTCGCCGCCGGCTGCTACCTCCAGCTCGTCTGCGACATCACCGTCGCTGCCGAGAACGCGATTGTCGGGCACCCGGCGCAGCGCTGGGGCGGCGTCAGCAGCATGCCCCTGTGGCAGATGATCATCGGGCCGAAGCGGGCGCGCTACCTGCTGTTCAGCGGGCGCTCGATAAGCGGGGCGCAGGCCGCCGACTGGGGCCTCGCGAGCCTGGCGGTGCCGCCCGACCAGCTCGAAGCGACCGTCGACCAGCTGGCGGACGAGATCGCGGAGGTGCCGCCGCACGGGCTGCTGGAGAACAAGGAAGTGCTGAACACCGACCTGGAGATCATGGGTTTGGGGGCGATGTTCCGCTATCACGGGCAGCACAACGCGATGGGCCGTGTCGTGCGTGCAGCCGTGGGCTTCGGCGAAGGCGTCCAGCGACCCGAGGCGCCGAAGAAGTAG